A DNA window from Halorubrum sp. DM2 contains the following coding sequences:
- a CDS encoding redoxin domain-containing protein gives MVSTGDAAPTFTATVGTSDHEPFDLDEEIGDGPVVLAFFPGAFTPPCTNEMIAFQERADAFADAGATLFGISADSPFSQGAFREEHGIEFDLVSDMAGDAIRAYGLEIDIADLGLHGIANRAVFVIDDDGEIVYDWVADDPTNEPDYEAVLDAVESA, from the coding sequence ATGGTATCCACAGGCGACGCCGCACCCACGTTCACCGCGACGGTCGGCACGAGCGACCACGAACCGTTCGACCTCGACGAGGAGATCGGCGACGGGCCGGTCGTCCTGGCCTTCTTCCCCGGCGCGTTCACGCCGCCGTGTACGAACGAGATGATCGCGTTCCAGGAGCGCGCCGACGCGTTCGCGGACGCGGGCGCGACGCTGTTCGGGATCAGTGCCGACTCGCCGTTCTCGCAGGGCGCGTTCCGCGAGGAGCACGGGATCGAGTTCGACCTCGTGAGCGACATGGCCGGCGACGCCATCCGGGCGTACGGCCTCGAAATCGATATCGCCGACCTGGGGCTTCACGGGATCGCCAACCGGGCAGTGTTCGTGATCGACGACGACGGCGAGATCGTCTACGACTGGGTCGCCGACGACCCCACGAACGAGCCGGACTACGAGGCTGTGCTGGACGCGGTCGAGAGCGCTTAG